A genome region from Populus alba chromosome 3, ASM523922v2, whole genome shotgun sequence includes the following:
- the LOC118028656 gene encoding zinc finger A20 and AN1 domain-containing stress-associated protein 1: MGSEQNDGTSFPPAEPKLCVNGCGFFGTAANMNLCSKCYRDLRAEEEQAASAKAAMEKTLNINPKQHIDSKVVVDAPQVVVAANSVQLDVSDEASSSAETVVAGGGQVPSKPANRCFSCNKKVGLTGFKCKCGGTYCGTHRYAENHECLFDFKGAGRDAIAKANPVIKANKVERF, translated from the coding sequence atgGGTTCTGAGCAAAACGATGGCACAAGCTTCCCACCAGCAGAGCCAAAGCTTTGTGTTAATGGGTGTGGATTTTTTGGTACGGCTGCAAACATGAACCTTTGCTCCAAGTGTTACCGTGACCTTCGTGCCGAAGAAGAGCAGGCTGCCTCTGCCAAGGCTGCCATGGAAAAGACACTGAATATCAATCCAAAACAACATATTGATTCTAAGGTTGTTGTCGATGCCCCTCAAGTTGTGGTGGCGGCTAATTCCGTGCAGTTAGATGTGTCTGATGAAGCTTCTTCGTCAGCAGAAACTGTTGTTGCTGGTGGTGGTCAGGTGCCATCAAAGCCGGCAAATAGGTGCTTTAGCTGCAATAAGAAGGTTGGTTTGACAGGATTCAAGTGCAAGTGCGGTGGCACTTACTGCGGGACTCATAGGTACGCAGAGAATCACGAGTGCCTCTTTGATTTCAAAGGTGCCGGCCGTGATGCAATCGCGAAGGCAAATCCTGTGATTAAGGCTAATAAGGTGGAGAGGTTCTGA
- the LOC118028653 gene encoding kinesin-like protein KIN-UA isoform X1 produces the protein MATTAGVYRNGNYSRNSLSTNNNKVEKPLSVNSNPKNSLKSKSLPGSGLRKSAPPSLGAAKDDTGVPGRVRVAVRLRPRNEEEMVADADFADCVELQPEVKRLKLRKNNWDSDTYEFDEVLTEFASQKRVYEVVAKPVVESVMDGYNGTVMAYGQTGTGKTYTLGRLGEEDTAARGIMVRAMEDILADVSLETDSVSVSYLQLYMETIQDLLDSTNDNISIVEDPKSGDVSLPGASLVEIRNQQSFVELLRIGEAHRFAANTKLNTESSRSHAILMVHVKRSVKGRDSILSSENGNNSHMAKGLKPPIVRKGKLVVVDLAGSERIDKSGSEGHTLEEAKSINLSLSALGKCINALAENSAHIPIRDSKLTRLLRDSFGGTARTSLVITIGPSPRHRGETASTIMFGQRAMKVENMLKLKEEFDYKSLSRRLDIQLEKLIAEHEKQQKAFENEIERVATEAKHQILESERNHAVELEKERLNYQKEYMESIKKLEEKWMMNQQKHAGGENAAGLKDESSNWISNGEDSRVANMEELSEMKKKLQKETLLRKAAEEEVNKLKSQLAELKKSEASAKSDISKLQKMLEDEACQKEKLEGEITVLQSQLLQISFEADETARRIDNGGSENVPGSLDSLLSQARQPQTNDLGNGEKSSIAKLFEQVGLQRILSLLEVEDVDVRIHAVKVVANLAAEETNQKKIVEAGGLKSLLMLLRSSEDETIHRVAAGAIANLAMNETNQELIMSQGGIRLLSMTAGGAEDPQTLRMVAGAIANLCGNDKLQMKLRGEGGIKALLGMVRCRHPDVLAQVARGIANFAKCESRASTQGTKNGRSLLIEDGVLPWMVQNANNEASPIRRHIELALCHLAQHEVNAKDMISGGALWELVRISRDCSREDIRTLAHRTLTSSPTFQAEMRRLGIDYQ, from the exons ATGGCCACTACGGCAGGTGTTTATAGAAATGGTAATTACAGTAGGAATTCACTGAGTACTAACAATAACAAAGTGGAGAAGCCTCTGTCTGTCAATTCAAACCCTAAAAATTCACTTAAGTCCAAGTCATTGCCGGGCTCGGGGCTCCGTAAGAGCGCTCCTCCTTCTCTTGGCGCCGCTAAAGATGATACTGGAG ttcCTGGAAGAGTTAGGGTAGCGGTGAGATTGCGACCACGAAATGAAGAGGAGATGGTAGCTGATGCTGATTTTGCTGATTGTGTAGAATTACAGCCTGAg GTTAAGAGGTTGAAACTTCGGAAAAATAACTGGGATTCTGATACATATGAGTTTGATGAAGTGCTGACTGAGTTTGCATCGCAAAAACGTGTTTATGAAGTTGTGGCAAAGCCTGTTGTAGAG AGTGTTATGGATGGATACAATGGGACAGTCATGGCATATGGGCAGACTGGTACTGGTAAAACATACACTCTCGGACGACTTGGAGAGGAAGACACTGCTGCTCGTGGAATTATGGTTCGTGCTATGGAGGACATATTAGCAGATGTTTCTCTAGAGACTGATTCTGTCTCAGTGTCCTATCTGCAG CTGTACATGGAGACCATACAAGACCTCCTCGATTCTACTAATGACAATATTTCTATTGTAGAAGACCCAAAAAGTGGAGATGTTTCACTTCCTGGGGCTAGCCTAGTTGAAATTAGGAATCAGCAGAGTTTTGTTGAACTATTGCGAATAGGAGAAGCTCATCGTTTTGCCGCAAATACAAAATTGAATACCGAATCATCTCGTAGTCATGCTATTCTGATG GTACATGTAAAGAGGTCTGTCAAGGGAAGAGATTCGATTCTTTCAAGCGAAAATGGCAACAATTCCCACATGGCTAAAGGTTTGAAGCCTCCTATCGTTCGTAAGGGAAAGCTAGTCGTAGTAGATCTTGCAGGTTCAGAGCGCATTGACAAGTCAG GGAGTGAGGGACACACATTGGAGGAAGCCAAATCCATCAATCTCTCGTTGAGTGCACTAGGGAAGTGCATTAATGCTCTCGCTGAAAATAGCGCACATATCCCAATTCGTGATTCAAAGCTTACTAGATTGCTTCGAGATTCATTTGGAG GCACGGCAAGGACTTCACTGGTTATTACTATCGGTCCATCACCACGCCATCGAGGAGAGACAGCAAGTACTATAATGTTTGGACAAAGG GCAATGAAGGTGGAGAATATGTTGAAATTAAAGGAGGAATTTGATTACAAAAGTTTGTCTAGAAGATTAGACATACAATTGGAGAAACTTATTGCAGAACATGAAAAGCAGCAGAAAGCatttgagaatgaaattgaaagagtAGCTACTGAAGCAAAACATCAAATTTTGGAGTCTGAAAGAAACCATGCAGTCGAATTGGAG AAGGAAAGGTTGAATTATCAGAAAGAGTATATGGAGTCAATAAAGAAGCTAGAAGAGAAATGGATGATGAATCAGCAGAAGCATGCTGGTGGAGAAAATGCCGCTGGACTAAAAGATGAAAGTTCAAATTGGATATCTAATGGAGAG GATTCCAGGGTAGCTAATATGGAGGAACTTtctgagatgaaaaaaaagctTCAGAAGGAAACTCTCTTGAGGAAGGCTGCTGAAGAGGAAGTTAATAAACTTAAAAGTCAACTAGCTGAATTGAAGAAGTCAGAG GCATCAGCAAAATCTGATATCTCAAAGCTTCAAAAGATGCTGGAGGATGAGGCATGCCAGAAAGAAAAACTTGAAGGAGAAATAACAGTGCTACAAAGTCAGCTGTTGCAAATAAGTTTTGAGGCCGATGAG ACGGCAAGAAGGATTGACAATGGAGGATCTGAAAATGTTCCTGGTAGTCTAGATTCTCTCTTGTCGCAAGCTAGGCAGCCACAGACCAATGATTTGGGAAATGGAGAAAAGTCCTCAATAGCTAAACTCTTTGAACAAG TGGGATTGCAAAGGATATTGTCTTTGCTTGAAGTAGAAGATGTTGATGTGCGAATTCATGCTGTGAAGGTGGTAGCAAATCTGGCAGCTGAAG aaacaaatcaaaagaagattGTAGAAGCTGGCGGTCTCAAGTCTTTGTTGATGCTGCTTAGAAGCTCCGAGGATGAGACCATACATAGAGTTGCAGCAGGTGCAATTGCCAATCTTGCTATGAATG AAACCAACCAAGAGCTAATAATGTCTCAAGGAGGCATTCGTTTGCTATCAATGACAGCAGGCGGTGCTGAGGATCCTCAAACACTTCGAATGGTTGCTGGAGCCATTGCAAATCTTTGTGGAAATG ATAAGTTGCAGATGAAGCTAAGAGGTGAAGGTGGCATCAAGGCTTTGCTAGGGATGGTTAGATGTAGGCATCCTGATGTACTTGCACAAGTTGCCCGTGGAATAGCAAATTTTGCCAAGTGTGAGTCCAGAGCATCAACTCAAG GAACTAAGAATGGAAGGTCTCTTTTGATTGAGGATGGAGTGCTTCCATGGATGGTACAGAACGCTAACAATGAAGCATCACCAATCAGGCGCCATATAGAGCTTGCGCTCTGTCACCTGGCACAGCATG AAGTGAACGCAAAGGACATGATAAGCGGAGGTGCACTCTGGGAACTGGTACGTATTTCGCGAGACTGTTCAAGGGAAGATATAAGGACACTTGCCCATCGAACGCTAACTTCCAGTCCGACTTTCCAAGCTGAAATGAGGCGGCTGGGAATAGATTATCAATGA
- the LOC118028653 gene encoding kinesin-like protein KIN-UA isoform X2 — MILEVKRLKLRKNNWDSDTYEFDEVLTEFASQKRVYEVVAKPVVESVMDGYNGTVMAYGQTGTGKTYTLGRLGEEDTAARGIMVRAMEDILADVSLETDSVSVSYLQLYMETIQDLLDSTNDNISIVEDPKSGDVSLPGASLVEIRNQQSFVELLRIGEAHRFAANTKLNTESSRSHAILMVHVKRSVKGRDSILSSENGNNSHMAKGLKPPIVRKGKLVVVDLAGSERIDKSGSEGHTLEEAKSINLSLSALGKCINALAENSAHIPIRDSKLTRLLRDSFGGTARTSLVITIGPSPRHRGETASTIMFGQRAMKVENMLKLKEEFDYKSLSRRLDIQLEKLIAEHEKQQKAFENEIERVATEAKHQILESERNHAVELEKERLNYQKEYMESIKKLEEKWMMNQQKHAGGENAAGLKDESSNWISNGEDSRVANMEELSEMKKKLQKETLLRKAAEEEVNKLKSQLAELKKSEASAKSDISKLQKMLEDEACQKEKLEGEITVLQSQLLQISFEADETARRIDNGGSENVPGSLDSLLSQARQPQTNDLGNGEKSSIAKLFEQVGLQRILSLLEVEDVDVRIHAVKVVANLAAEETNQKKIVEAGGLKSLLMLLRSSEDETIHRVAAGAIANLAMNETNQELIMSQGGIRLLSMTAGGAEDPQTLRMVAGAIANLCGNDKLQMKLRGEGGIKALLGMVRCRHPDVLAQVARGIANFAKCESRASTQGTKNGRSLLIEDGVLPWMVQNANNEASPIRRHIELALCHLAQHEVNAKDMISGGALWELVRISRDCSREDIRTLAHRTLTSSPTFQAEMRRLGIDYQ; from the exons ATGATACTGGAG GTTAAGAGGTTGAAACTTCGGAAAAATAACTGGGATTCTGATACATATGAGTTTGATGAAGTGCTGACTGAGTTTGCATCGCAAAAACGTGTTTATGAAGTTGTGGCAAAGCCTGTTGTAGAG AGTGTTATGGATGGATACAATGGGACAGTCATGGCATATGGGCAGACTGGTACTGGTAAAACATACACTCTCGGACGACTTGGAGAGGAAGACACTGCTGCTCGTGGAATTATGGTTCGTGCTATGGAGGACATATTAGCAGATGTTTCTCTAGAGACTGATTCTGTCTCAGTGTCCTATCTGCAG CTGTACATGGAGACCATACAAGACCTCCTCGATTCTACTAATGACAATATTTCTATTGTAGAAGACCCAAAAAGTGGAGATGTTTCACTTCCTGGGGCTAGCCTAGTTGAAATTAGGAATCAGCAGAGTTTTGTTGAACTATTGCGAATAGGAGAAGCTCATCGTTTTGCCGCAAATACAAAATTGAATACCGAATCATCTCGTAGTCATGCTATTCTGATG GTACATGTAAAGAGGTCTGTCAAGGGAAGAGATTCGATTCTTTCAAGCGAAAATGGCAACAATTCCCACATGGCTAAAGGTTTGAAGCCTCCTATCGTTCGTAAGGGAAAGCTAGTCGTAGTAGATCTTGCAGGTTCAGAGCGCATTGACAAGTCAG GGAGTGAGGGACACACATTGGAGGAAGCCAAATCCATCAATCTCTCGTTGAGTGCACTAGGGAAGTGCATTAATGCTCTCGCTGAAAATAGCGCACATATCCCAATTCGTGATTCAAAGCTTACTAGATTGCTTCGAGATTCATTTGGAG GCACGGCAAGGACTTCACTGGTTATTACTATCGGTCCATCACCACGCCATCGAGGAGAGACAGCAAGTACTATAATGTTTGGACAAAGG GCAATGAAGGTGGAGAATATGTTGAAATTAAAGGAGGAATTTGATTACAAAAGTTTGTCTAGAAGATTAGACATACAATTGGAGAAACTTATTGCAGAACATGAAAAGCAGCAGAAAGCatttgagaatgaaattgaaagagtAGCTACTGAAGCAAAACATCAAATTTTGGAGTCTGAAAGAAACCATGCAGTCGAATTGGAG AAGGAAAGGTTGAATTATCAGAAAGAGTATATGGAGTCAATAAAGAAGCTAGAAGAGAAATGGATGATGAATCAGCAGAAGCATGCTGGTGGAGAAAATGCCGCTGGACTAAAAGATGAAAGTTCAAATTGGATATCTAATGGAGAG GATTCCAGGGTAGCTAATATGGAGGAACTTtctgagatgaaaaaaaagctTCAGAAGGAAACTCTCTTGAGGAAGGCTGCTGAAGAGGAAGTTAATAAACTTAAAAGTCAACTAGCTGAATTGAAGAAGTCAGAG GCATCAGCAAAATCTGATATCTCAAAGCTTCAAAAGATGCTGGAGGATGAGGCATGCCAGAAAGAAAAACTTGAAGGAGAAATAACAGTGCTACAAAGTCAGCTGTTGCAAATAAGTTTTGAGGCCGATGAG ACGGCAAGAAGGATTGACAATGGAGGATCTGAAAATGTTCCTGGTAGTCTAGATTCTCTCTTGTCGCAAGCTAGGCAGCCACAGACCAATGATTTGGGAAATGGAGAAAAGTCCTCAATAGCTAAACTCTTTGAACAAG TGGGATTGCAAAGGATATTGTCTTTGCTTGAAGTAGAAGATGTTGATGTGCGAATTCATGCTGTGAAGGTGGTAGCAAATCTGGCAGCTGAAG aaacaaatcaaaagaagattGTAGAAGCTGGCGGTCTCAAGTCTTTGTTGATGCTGCTTAGAAGCTCCGAGGATGAGACCATACATAGAGTTGCAGCAGGTGCAATTGCCAATCTTGCTATGAATG AAACCAACCAAGAGCTAATAATGTCTCAAGGAGGCATTCGTTTGCTATCAATGACAGCAGGCGGTGCTGAGGATCCTCAAACACTTCGAATGGTTGCTGGAGCCATTGCAAATCTTTGTGGAAATG ATAAGTTGCAGATGAAGCTAAGAGGTGAAGGTGGCATCAAGGCTTTGCTAGGGATGGTTAGATGTAGGCATCCTGATGTACTTGCACAAGTTGCCCGTGGAATAGCAAATTTTGCCAAGTGTGAGTCCAGAGCATCAACTCAAG GAACTAAGAATGGAAGGTCTCTTTTGATTGAGGATGGAGTGCTTCCATGGATGGTACAGAACGCTAACAATGAAGCATCACCAATCAGGCGCCATATAGAGCTTGCGCTCTGTCACCTGGCACAGCATG AAGTGAACGCAAAGGACATGATAAGCGGAGGTGCACTCTGGGAACTGGTACGTATTTCGCGAGACTGTTCAAGGGAAGATATAAGGACACTTGCCCATCGAACGCTAACTTCCAGTCCGACTTTCCAAGCTGAAATGAGGCGGCTGGGAATAGATTATCAATGA